A window of Cydia fagiglandana chromosome Z, ilCydFagi1.1, whole genome shotgun sequence genomic DNA:
AGCCGGTAGGATACGAACCTACGCTACATCTCAATCTACTTGACCTCACAATCTACATCTAAATACTGAGCTTTATTAAAATCCAGTCTACCATCAAGTGATTATTGTAACATGAATTGAACGGATTGGTAGATAGAGGGCGCTTAAGTCGCTATCTCGCTGAACGTTTACTTGCATTATcttacttaggcccacttgtatcatcccactgacccggggttaagcggataaaccgttaacccagtgtcaaattgtattggtaaccatggtaactccaagtttaaccggttaacctcgggttagtggtatggtgcaagtggcccttagtaatttagtaaaaaaaaatacatcaaaattgtaaagtttcttctaaattaaataaatagtaagAGAATTAGTGCATCACATTTATTAAGCAAATTGATATGTTTGAAAATTTTCCGAGTTTGGATCCTACATATTTTCAATTTACATGTAGGTTTATCcaactaagggccagttgcaccatctACACTTGATAGACTGATCAATGGCTTTCGGCCATGAACTATGAAAGTTGCCATATAACAAagtttagcgaacgctttagcGGTGACGGTTGGTACAATCGACCCTAATGCTCTAGTTTcttaggatagcggtgccgtcatatggcagccgtctccatacaaatattacgacatccatatttagccgtattatttagtatggagacggccgctatatgacggcaccgctatcctaggaaaaccgatcttaagTGATCGATTGACATTCTTAATTTGTTCTCTTAAATTGACAGTATTGTCAATactgaaattaattaattttatttatcttgAACCatacgtctattatattttgtattgtaATCTCTAATAGTAACTATATCGTAACTATTACCTAAACtaagtctatagttcgtttttattagcattagaaataaggtaaacaatcttgatgtgtcttttaattgaaaaacacattttaaaaataagttacggcaaatatgttacaattatgaatctaatacgatcatttatattcttctgctttcataagtaatacctagtttttgattttttaaaaactttagattagattagatgttTTTCATTTacaagacatgtcaagatcgcttgccttcttacaagttctttctaatgctaataaaacgaactatagtaataagCATGTATAATTAATAAGACACTAACTGTGATGTACGACTAAGCAATTGCAACTAATACCACATTGAAACAATTGTAAAGTGAATTTATAAATGAAATCACTAAGCCACGGTTTGTTGCATCGGTGAGTAGCGTTgtagaaaaataaaattcaatcaTTATATTCATCAAATTGTTATAAAGTAATTCAATATTTCAAATATAATatgaaataatatcaaaaatgaaaCGAGTGTCAACTCATTGAAGATAcataatattgtcttcggttacagcgatagttactcatgaaataaaactattgaaagtattgaaacgtcgggatgtagtatatattcaatatacgcgatataatccgtttcaatagttttatttctttgAAGATACTTTGGTTCAAAGGACTTTAACTCAAGCTTCGTGTCCCGTACCTATACATCAGTGAAGTCCTTTGTTTGCTTCACTGCAACCTTTCTTTTGCCACTTTCAGTTAGTCACAACCTATTAGCCTGAAGGTACCATAACATTACATTAATAGACCAccaacatatacatataatttcaATCAGATATTGTGATCAAGTAACAAATATAACTAGAAAATTCTTGCAAAAAGCTTACACGAGACTGTTCACCGTGTATGTTAAGAGGAAAAGGGACGACTGTTactccattttcctctctggatattgacattatggaaaatatttatacaaCATGTATATACTACAAAATGTGTCAAAATACACTCAGCGTCACGGAAATCGCACGCCTTCGTATGGTGCGAGCGATTCTAGCTCTTAGTGAAATAGTTTAGCCTTATTCAATTTGACATCATTTAAAAGCTAATTGAATAACTTTAATCTGATATCTCTTTTGCTTACCGACAATCttcatagtaaataaatcacGTCTTTCAAAGGAAAGAATCCCTTGCGCCCGAAGGTGTGCGATTTCCGTGACACTGAGAGGTTTTCAACAATGTCATGTCACCCAGGGAGGAAAATgcggactacgtttgtatgaaaagtagggatgtaccgactagtcgccgactagtagggatgtaccgactagtcgccgactagtagggatagccgactatccggcctcattttTAGTcagcgattagtcggcgactaggcaaaaatggccgattagtcggcactttataagtgacagaaaaacagggcaaaaagaaataaactgCAAATATTTACCATAATTAAGCTTTTCACCTATTTCACCCAAAATCCTATCTAGGGTGCTTACGAAAATTGTTGTTAAAGTATTGACCGTGTGGTCGCTTTTTCATATCCGAAAGACTGGTagccttaggattttttttgtaGCGGTAGATGTGATGAATAGCGTGACGAAAGAGGTCAAACGGttgtttttaagtgcatctgaaccgaacttagacAAACTAATGATCTAACTaatgggggccgatttttgaaattcgaccacacgatttcgtgtatttcgttaaataatatctgcactttttaggcatttaaattctacgaatagaattgaaatcgaatggtcaataccaatagattccaaatttcgatcgctcgtatttcaaaaattagcatttcgacgaaatcgagcgatcgaaattcaaaaatcagcCCCCTGGCCGACTAGCCAACTAGTCGGCCtactaatcggccatccgaaCGCCGATtaggctagtcggccaaatcaatagtcggtacatcattaatgaaaaggcgatttcccTCGTCTTAATAAGCTCACCAGACCATAGCTTAAGGATTTCGTTACTTAAAGTAATGATGGCTTGGGTTCCTATATGCCGATATGCTATGTGCAGTTGGAGGCGCGCTGTTGACGCCAGGCAGAGTGGAATCCGGCggccgagtccgagtccgagtcgccGGTCTCGCTGCTGCCGATGCGAGCTCGCGGCTGTAAACGCAAGTAGAACATGTATAAACATGAGTTAAATACTAACCCCCTTCGTTCGTCCCTTTCCAtgataccaatacgtcggaaagggacaaacgattattatcggcttgtcaactttagtaaacgtttatgaataagggggtaactcTGTAAacaggccctaaggcaagtaTACACGCTCCTAGAGGATTTAtcagataaaaataaattattgatatcTCCCATACGAAATTATAGAATACCGGTGTCTTTGAGTAATTTTCAGATACTTGAGTAACTTTTGAGAAAGTACCTTAATTTAATCAgcggaatgcacccttgaaattagcGGAGTTTAAAAAAGATATAACTAAATGTATTGGTGAAACAGAAGAATTCTTCTGTTTCAATATTCCGAGTCAAAAACAATAAGAGAGAAAAGGGGAGGTTTGTTAAAACCTTACCTTTTTACCTACCTATTCCTACATAAGTTCATTTATAAAcattgtaatgtatttatttttacttatttacaaTGTCATACCTGAATTGTGGACCTAAATAATAGTCATTTTATCGTTCATCgttataaacaaataatattttcaattattagTCACGATTatgtattaaataacaattatcTTTGTACAGTGAAGCGAAAGTAAAGTTTTAAAAAGTAGATATTTTTGCAATCATCTAGTTACGTGTTTGAAATTGCATCGTTAAATTAAAGAAACATTCCTTAGAAATAATTGGTTAAACAAGAAAAATTTTATAGGTAACTACTTAAAACGTGACGCTTAGCTGTTACCCTAAGCGATAGTGGCGGTTTGCTGGGTGGTTTGAGGCCCCgtggccaagatgacaatcattGAAGATAGATGTGAACGTCACTTGAAAAATATCAGGATGTCAAATACGAACGGCACATTTCAAGAGCCCCGGGGCTTAAGGGGCCTAATGAGTGCCCCCCACAAATTAATACAAAATGAAACAGCCTAGCAAATTATTGGTAGCGAAAGTCTTATGTcttttagggctgatttagacggcgcgcgaactcgcttgcggttttagttacattgcggactattggttacgtccgattcaaccgaccgatcaaaaaccgcaatatAATGAAACTCGCACGCAAGTGTTCGCATGGCCTAAATGAACCCTTAGGCTAGTGCTAAAGCAGTATATACCTGATCAGGAGTAGTGGGCGTGCTCCGGCTGTGGGAGCCCAGGCCTCGACGCCCCTGGGCACCACGCCGTCTCACCTTGCCACTGTTCGTAGGAGGAGGCATCAGCTTATCATCCttctaaaaataaacaattataaTGAGTAAAAAACAAGAGGAGAACTTTCAGCTTTCTTTCATAAAACGATCAGCTGATAACCCTATTTCAGCACTCGCGTAAGACCTTGGCACTCTTCACTCTCAAAAGCCTGCCTCGACCCCGTTGCCAGTAACTAATTATTGACGAATTTCAGCCTGCTTACAAATATAATCACAAACTACCAGGATCCTAAATGAAATCGTCAGTCCATGTTTGAAGATCTCTTATGCTGTGTCTTTTGCAGAAATCTGCCACCTTGTGGCATAAAGAGAATACTtaagtttatgtttttatagGTACATGTACTTCCCGCCAAAAAGTAGGGGTCTCCTGTTGCCCCTACAGTTTATGCACGCTCCTTTCACGTGTTTACTACTATATTTAAAGCTTTCCCCAACTTAACAATTAATCTAGTTACAAATAGAAGCAAACCTGCAGGTTGTCCGCCGAGCCCCAGCTCTTGTGCGAGGCGTCGTCAGAGTTGCGCTCCAGCGGCCTGTCCCTGGCCGACTTGGGCATGTACGCGGACGAGCGCGTCGCGCCCACGCCCAGGAAGTTGCTGAAAGCCTCCGTAGTCTTCTTCACGCGGACGTTTAACGACCCGATCCGGAGGAAACTCTCTTTTTCTGGGGGAATAAATCGGCAACATTGTAAAGTAAGGTCAGtcttattaaatatcttaagaacgggtcgctcacgtattttaagtcgaaaaacgctcccCACCCGCTCGCGCTCGCTTGACGCGGAAGTAACCCGTtcataagatatttaatatgtctgtgtctcacggaagttttgttattaaggtCAGTCTGTTTTTGCGGCAAACATTACCAAGGTCCCTTGATCAAGGAGCGGTATGGCAATAAGACAGTGTATGTCAGTTCGACTTGAAAGATAGCTTAATCTAGACATAAAAGTGTAGTAAAGTATGTTAATAACATCACTATTTACAAGGACCGACTACAAGTTAACTAATAAGGCCGTAGAACAAATATAGACAATAGAGTATATAAACACACAGGTACCTATTAATATGTGGACATCACACACAGAAA
This region includes:
- the LOC134678324 gene encoding uncharacterized protein LOC134678324 isoform X3 — protein: MQFRHENLFRLLVEAYDADPNARDWSGRKPRQYLVNIDTSMSPGSYRKKESFLRIGSLNVRVKKTTEAFSNFLGVGATRSSAYMPKSARDRPLERNSDDASHKSWGSADNLQKDDKLMPPPTNSGKVRRRGAQGRRGLGSHSRSTPTTPDQPRARIGSSETGDSDSDSAAGFHSAWRQQRASNCT
- the LOC134678324 gene encoding uncharacterized protein LOC134678324 isoform X1, which translates into the protein MQFRHENLFRLLVEAYDADPNARDWSGRKPRQYLVNIDTSMSPGSYRKYTEANTFDLKGTVTSPPVVRITPHPTVHAMSKKESFLRIGSLNVRVKKTTEAFSNFLGVGATRSSAYMPKSARDRPLERNSDDASHKSWGSADNLQKDDKLMPPPTNSGKVRRRGAQGRRGLGSHSRSTPTTPDQPRARIGSSETGDSDSDSAAGFHSAWRQQRASNCT
- the LOC134678324 gene encoding uncharacterized protein LOC134678324 isoform X2, coding for MQFRHENLFRLLVEAYDADPNARDWSGRKPRQYLVNIDTSMSPGSYRKANTFDLKGTVTSPPVVRITPHPTVHAMSKKESFLRIGSLNVRVKKTTEAFSNFLGVGATRSSAYMPKSARDRPLERNSDDASHKSWGSADNLQKDDKLMPPPTNSGKVRRRGAQGRRGLGSHSRSTPTTPDQPRARIGSSETGDSDSDSAAGFHSAWRQQRASNCT